GCGGCGTCGGAGCCTGGATGCCCGCGGGCCCCAGGTTCTTGTCGAACGCTTCTTTCCACGCCCCGCTGCTGATCATCTTCTCGATCGCATCGTTGATCTTGTTGCGTAGCTCGGCGTCATCCTTTTTCAGACCGATGCCGTAGCGCTCCTCGGAGAACGGTTCACCGACGATCTTGAATTCGCCCGGAGTCTGGGCGGCATACCCGGCCAGGATCACCTCGTCCGTCGTCACCGCGTCGACCCCGCGGTTCTTCAGTGCATCGACGCACAGCGTGTAGGTGTCGTAGAGCTGCAGCTGCACGTCCGGGTACTTCTCCTTGATCCGCTGAGCCGGGGTGGAACCGGAGACCGAGCAGACCTTCTGCTTGTTGCTCAGCGATTCCGGACCGGTGATGGCGTTCTCGTCCGCGCGGACCAGCAGGCTCTGCCCGGTGACCAGGTAAGGCCCGGCAAATGCCACCTTTTCCTGACGCGCCGGGCTGATCGAGTACGTTCCGACGATGTAGTCGACCTGGTCGTTCTGGATCAACGTCTCGCGTTGGGGCGAGGGCGCTTCCTTCCACGCGATCTTGTCCTCGGGGTAGCCGAGTTCGTTGGCCACGTACTTGGCCACGTCGACGTCGAACCCGGACGTGGTGCCGTCAGGCTTCTTCTGACCGAGCCCGGGCTGGTCGTACTTGGTGCCGATGACGATCTTGCCGGAGTCGCCACCGCCGCCACACGCCGTCGCGGCGAACGGGAGTGCGATCGCGAGCGCGAGGGTACCGACCAACTTGAACGGCGCGGAGGGCATGTTCGGGTTCCTTTCGGGAGCAGCGTCAGTGCGGAGCGTCAGTGATGGAGAATCTTGCCGAGAAAATCTTTGGCGCGGTCAGATTTCGGGTTGTCGAAGAACTCGGCCGGTGGCGCGTCCTCGACGATGGTGCCGTCGGCCATGAACACCACGCGGTCGGACGCCCGGCGAGCGAAGCCCATCTCGTGGGTGACCACCACCATCGTCATGCCCTCCGAAGCCAACGATGTCATCACGGCCAGGACCTCGTTGATCATCTCCGGGTCCAGGGCGCTGGTGGGCTCGTCGAACAGCATGACCTTGGGGTCCATCGCCAGCGAGCGGGCGATGGCGACTCGCTGCTGCTGACCGCCGGACAGCTGGGCCGGATACTTGTCCGCCTGATTGGCCACCCCGACCCGGTCCAGCAGCGCCATCGCGCTCTCGCGGGCCTGAGCCTTGGATTTCCGGCGCACCTTCACCGGGGCGAGCGTGACGTTCTCCAAGATGGTCTTGTGCGCGAACAGGTTGAAGGACTGGAACACCATGCCGACATCGGAACGCAGCTGGGCCAGCTTTCGTCCCTCCGCCGGCAGCGCCTGACCGTCGACCGCGATGCTTCCGGAGTCGATCGTCTCCAGCCGGTTGATGGTGCGGCACAGCGTGGACTTGCCGGAGCCTGACGGACCGAGCACCACCACCACCTGGCCGCGGCCCACATCAAGGTTGATGTCATTGAGTACGTGCAGGGATCCGAAATGTTTGTTGACTCCCTGAAGCGAGATCATCGGCACATCTGATGGCGCCGCGTCGTCGACCTGCGGCTGCTCGCCGGGGCTACCCATGGCAGGTGACCTTACCCAGCGAACCCCCGGCCTGCCCGGATCTCATGAATCCGCCGCGTTAACGTTTTGAGCGGCTCCGTACCATTGGGGCCGTGACGACGATGGTGAACCGGGACGCGGCCGACGAGCGCTCGCGCGAGGAGTCGTCGGCGCACGACCCGGCACAGCGACGCTCAGCGCGCACCTATCAGGTCCGCACCTACGGCTGTCAGATGAACGTGCACGACTCCGAACGGCTGTCGGGTCTGCTGGAGGACGCCGGCTACCTGCGGGCTCCCGACGGCGCAGAGGCCGACATCGTGGTGTTCAACACCTGCGCGGTGCGCGAGAACGCCGACAACAAGCTCTACGGGAATCTCAGTCATCTGGCCCCGCGCAAGCAGTCCGACCCGAACATGCAGATCGCCGTCGGCGGATGCCTCGCCCAGAAGGACCGCGACTCGGTCCTGCGCCGCGCGCCCTGGGTCGATGTGGTCTTCGGCACCCACAACATCGGGTCCCTGCCCGCGCTGCTGGAGCGGGCCCGTCACAACCGTGCTGC
The window above is part of the Mycolicibacterium fortuitum subsp. fortuitum genome. Proteins encoded here:
- a CDS encoding glutamate ABC transporter substrate-binding protein; this translates as MPSAPFKLVGTLALAIALPFAATACGGGGDSGKIVIGTKYDQPGLGQKKPDGTTSGFDVDVAKYVANELGYPEDKIAWKEAPSPQRETLIQNDQVDYIVGTYSISPARQEKVAFAGPYLVTGQSLLVRADENAITGPESLSNKQKVCSVSGSTPAQRIKEKYPDVQLQLYDTYTLCVDALKNRGVDAVTTDEVILAGYAAQTPGEFKIVGEPFSEERYGIGLKKDDAELRNKINDAIEKMISSGAWKEAFDKNLGPAGIQAPTPPTVDR
- a CDS encoding amino acid ABC transporter ATP-binding protein, with translation MISLQGVNKHFGSLHVLNDINLDVGRGQVVVVLGPSGSGKSTLCRTINRLETIDSGSIAVDGQALPAEGRKLAQLRSDVGMVFQSFNLFAHKTILENVTLAPVKVRRKSKAQARESAMALLDRVGVANQADKYPAQLSGGQQQRVAIARSLAMDPKVMLFDEPTSALDPEMINEVLAVMTSLASEGMTMVVVTHEMGFARRASDRVVFMADGTIVEDAPPAEFFDNPKSDRAKDFLGKILHH